From Candidatus Bathyarchaeota archaeon:
GTGCTGCGAATTCAGGTTTCACCATTTTTAGGTTTGTGAGGCGTTGTCTGGCGTCAGTGGACAGTATTCGGCGGAGTAACGCTTGTTTCTGTATTTCAACTTGCTGTTGCATTTGAGCTTGTTGTTGTTCTTGGGCAAATCTCTGCTGGAGTTCAAGCAGTCTTTTTTTGCGCAGTGCTTCGATTTCTTCGTCCTCGCTCACAGCCACTTCACCTTGTTTAGTACTTTGCCAGTTCAGGTATTTTCTTCTCTAATTCCTTTTTTATCTCGGTGGCCATCGTATCTAGCAGTCGTCTACCCTCACTTGTCAATACTCTACCTTGCCCTTTCACGTTTTCGACGAGTCCAGCCGCTTCAAGCTGTTGAAAGAGTTTTCTAATGTTACTTCCTGCACCTTTCCTCACATGTTCTGGGCGAACTCCCCTGTCTTTTCTTCCCGCATATTTTGCCCTTAATCTTTCAACTCCGATTGGCGCGTTCATGTAAGTTTTTCGGAGAAGTGAGGCGCAACGCGTGTACCACCAGCCTTGGTTTTGGGGTTGCCGTGTTGCATAGGAACCTGTTTTTACGTAGGGTGCCCATGGTGGTGGGGTGACCTGGTCTATGTTGTCCTTTATGTACTGAGC
This genomic window contains:
- a CDS encoding 30S ribosomal protein S19e is translated as MPTPYDVPAQIFINKLAQYIKDNIDQVTPPPWAPYVKTGSYATRQPQNQGWWYTRCASLLRKTYMNAPIGVERLRAKYAGRKDRGVRPEHVRKGAGSNIRKLFQQLEAAGLVENVKGQGRVLTSEGRRLLDTMATEIKKELEKKIPELAKY
- a CDS encoding DNA-binding protein, which produces MSEDEEIEALRKKRLLELQQRFAQEQQQAQMQQQVEIQKQALLRRILSTDARQRLTNLKMVKPEFAAQIELQLIQLAQTGRLKIPVADNQLKEILARLQSQRRDIKIRRK